The Erigeron canadensis isolate Cc75 chromosome 4, C_canadensis_v1, whole genome shotgun sequence genome window below encodes:
- the LOC122595723 gene encoding uncharacterized protein LOC122595723: MPLLDIATSQYMFRTNKNNNKLNSFKKDHHVSFLSGDSKTKTTTINRWIYLHNNNIPTSSSFHMNLGCRLMIKAVATLEPICSNSNSNTSAQLQEQQQDNVNVNNNNNSVGSLLPAAAPADEKPVQDEKELLRRNRISKANKGRGAWNKGIKHSPETRQKIRERTKLAMSNPQVKMKLMKGIHNQTRETRAKIAAAVRETWDRRRFTRRMIARCHREWLDLIAEASRKGLSGEEELQWDSYEILSKQHGKEFREGIESRKKRPNPGVRAPKSLEQRKKISEAIAAKWADPAYRDRVYSGIAKHRGKDPDTRDPEWGTKKKVPKKVKPVKNREGTIDTRIRSYRPKVKTSSGPVHKEPQPRFKDPQARYKLEMIKSIRAQRAASDPKISEAILRANILIGEAQRAAEALEAAAAKSPMAEASLVETRKLIAEAISYIKSIETGNSGCIQDSLEKEEIVEDVKELEEKEVNGVATLGLKDAEIAKFSELGLETNGIQHAGLSTSLSSTTTTSSVSSSSWSDLRLQTKEVKTDIDKHDRGGKGRRWVCGRLVEDEDEEDQ, translated from the exons ATGCCTTTATTAG ATATTGCTACATCACAATATATGTTCAGGaccaacaaaaacaacaataaactgaattcttttaaaaaagaccatcatgtttcatttttatccggggattcaaaaacaaaaacaaccaCCATCAACAGATGGATATATTTGCATAACAATAATATTCCGACAAGTAGTAGTTTTCATATGAATCTTGGCTGTCGTCTTATGATTAAGGCGGTTGCTACACTTGAACCTATAtgtagtaatagtaatagtaatactAGTGCTCAACTCCAAGAACAACAACAGGataatgttaatgttaataataataacaattctGTTGGGAGTTTGTTACCGGCCGCTGCTCCTGCTGACGAAAAACCGGTTCAGGATGAGAAGGAGTTGTTGAGACGAAACCGCATTTCTAAAGCTAATAAAGGGAGAGGGGCTTGGAATAAAGGGATAAAGCATAGTccag AAACTAGACAGAAGATACGGGAGAGAACAAAGCTTGCCATGAGTAATCCACAG GTCAAGATGAAACTGATGAAGGGAATTCATAATCAAAC TCGTGAGACAAGGGCAAAGATTGCGGCTGCAGTGCGGGAAACATGGGATAGACGGCGTTTCACCCGTAGGATGATAGCACGTTGTCATCGGGAATGGCTTGACTTAATTGCAGAAGCTTCTAGAAAAGGGCTTTCTGGTGAGGAAGAGTTGCAATGGGATTCCTATGAGATACTTAGTAAGCAGCATGGCAAGGAATTTCGAGAGGGTATTGAATCACGAAAGAAGAGGCCCAACCCAGGGGTACGAGCCCCAAAGAGCCTTGAGCAAAGAAAGAAAATCTCAGAAGCCATTGCAGCCAAATGGGCTGACCCT GCATACCGTGATCGGGTTTATAGTGGCATAGCTAAACATCGTGGCAAAGATCCTGATACTAGAGATCCAGAATGGGGAACGAAGAAGAAAGTaccaaaaaaagtcaaacctgTGAAGAACAGGGAAGGCACGATTGATACCAGGATCAGAAGTTATCGACCTAAGGTCAAGACAAGTAGTGGTCCTGTACACAAGGAACCACAACCTAGATTCAAGGATCCACAAGCTAGATACAAGTTAGAGATGATAAAAAGTATCAGAGCACAAAGAGCAGCTTCAGACCCCAAAATAAGTGAAGCAATATTAAGAGCCAA taTTTTGATTGGTGAAGCGCAAAGAGCTGCAGAAGCATTAGAGGCAGCTGCAGCAAAGAGTCCAATGGCCGAAGCTTCTTTAGTTGAAACGAGAAAGTTGATAGCTGAAGCAATTAGCTACATCAAGTCCATAGAGACTGGCAATAGCGGATGTATACAGGATAGTCTTGAAAAGGAGGAGATAGTGGAAGATGTAAAGGAATTGGAAGAAAAAGAAGTCAATGGAGTGGCGACTCTGGGATTAAAGGATGCTGAAATTGCGAAGTTTAGTGAGCTCGGTTTGGAGACGAATGGCATACAGCATGCTGGTCTATCAACATCGTTGTCATCAACAACCACAACATCATCagtgtcatcatcatcatggaGTGATTTGAGATTGCAGACGAAGGAAGTGAAAACAGACATTGATAAACATGACAGGGGTGGCAAAGGTAGAAGATGGGTTTGTGGAAGACTGGTTGAAGACGAAGATGAGGAGGATCAGTAG